CATGCTGATGCAAGCGAGTTGATCGCTGCCATGGAGTGATTTCAGGGCATCCGGCACACCGGCTGATCGGGCGCGCTCACAACCGAGTCGCCCGGAACCCTGTCCAGCAGTTGGTAGTGCCCCAATCCCAGTTCCTTGCCGTAGGCCTTCCCCACCAACACATCTTGCACGTGCTGGTGATCCGAACGGCGGAAGTAGGAGCGTCCCTCTTTCAACCCGTCGAATTCATGTCCCGCGAGCGCTTCGATGACCGCCTGCGTGTCGGTGGTCCCGGCCCGTTGGACTGCCTCCAGCATCTGCGTCATGGCCGCATAGCCGTGGTAGCAGCGAGAGGTGGGAGTGTGGTGATACTTGTCGATCACACCTTGGATAAATCGTCGAGAGCTTTCGCTCCGGACTTTTGGATCCCAGATCAGCCCCCAGATGCCGGCATGGTCGGCGTAGCCAAGCGGGCGCCCAATCTGTTCGCCGCTGATCATTCCACCGACACCGATCTGTTCTTTGGCCAGCTCAAGCCTGCTGTAGGCTTTCAGCGCATGAACGAGATCCCAGCCATACAGATTCAGGATCACGGCGCCGGGCTTTGCAGCCTTGGCTTGAGTCAATGCTGCCGTGAAGTCGGTTGCCCCGAAGGGTGTGTTGAGCGAACCGAGCACGGCGCCGCCCTCGGCCATGAGAGCGTCGGTCATGGCCTGTTCTGCCGCTTGCCCATCCATCGTCTCGGCGGTGATCATGAACCAATGATTCCCGTAAGCCTTTACGAGATGAGGCGTGACGGATCCGGACAACATCCGAGCGCTCGGCATGAACACGAAGGTGTGTGAGTTGCAGCCGATTCCCGTCAACTCCGGAACATGTGCCCCGGTCACCATGAAGAGGGTGTGTTCCGCTATCGCAAGATCGGCCACTGCAAGGGCGACCTCTCCGTTCAAGGCTCCCATCAGGAAGTCTACGCGGTCTTCTTTGATGAGTTTGGTCGCAGCTTTGAGTCCGGTCTGGACATTCGAGGCATCGTCGGCCTCCACAAGTCTCACCGGCCGCCCCAACACTCCGCCGCTCTTATTGAAATGCTCCACCGCCGCGTTGGCGCCGTGCACGTCGTGGATGGAAGACGTGCTGTATGGACCGGAGAGCGGATCGATGATCCCAACCTTGATCGGTTCCGAGGCGTAGGCTATAGGTCCTGCCCGATGACGCCGGAGTAAATCTGGCCAATCTCCGAACGCGAGCGCGCCACCCGCTGCAGCTGTGAGCGTCAAAAACCTTCGACGCGAGATATTATGCATGGGTCCTGTCTCCTCGGCGTTGGCAACGGCGGAAG
The Candidatus Nitrospira nitrosa DNA segment above includes these coding regions:
- a CDS encoding ABC transporter substrate-binding protein, with amino-acid sequence MHNISRRRFLTLTAAAGGALAFGDWPDLLRRHRAGPIAYASEPIKVGIIDPLSGPYSTSSIHDVHGANAAVEHFNKSGGVLGRPVRLVEADDASNVQTGLKAATKLIKEDRVDFLMGALNGEVALAVADLAIAEHTLFMVTGAHVPELTGIGCNSHTFVFMPSARMLSGSVTPHLVKAYGNHWFMITAETMDGQAAEQAMTDALMAEGGAVLGSLNTPFGATDFTAALTQAKAAKPGAVILNLYGWDLVHALKAYSRLELAKEQIGVGGMISGEQIGRPLGYADHAGIWGLIWDPKVRSESSRRFIQGVIDKYHHTPTSRCYHGYAAMTQMLEAVQRAGTTDTQAVIEALAGHEFDGLKEGRSYFRRSDHQHVQDVLVGKAYGKELGLGHYQLLDRVPGDSVVSAPDQPVCRMP